The sequence below is a genomic window from Phoenix dactylifera cultivar Barhee BC4 chromosome 16, palm_55x_up_171113_PBpolish2nd_filt_p, whole genome shotgun sequence.
CAAAATAAACTACAGTGGCACCATTAAAGGATAACCCTAACATCTAAACTCATCAACCATAATGGACCAAAAAGATGGACATCATGGGCAACAAAAACACGGTTGTCTGAAACAAACAGGTTCGTTTAGTTTCTAGTTTGTGCATTAGTTATTAACGAGTTCCTCTATAAAGAAGTTCCAAGTGAGGATTTGGTTAaaaaggagttttttttttttgaaagttaggACTTTTTGAGTTCTTAGATGCAATTCATTCTAATTCTTCATGCAATGAGAGTTTAGACAGTCTCTCTTTTCTATTCAAACTAATTTGCAGAAGCAGATAAGGGTATACCTGACTGTGGAACTTTCTTAATGGCAATTTCTTACGCTCGTCGATGCTGTTATTTTACAAAATTGATGTTATGAGAGCTTAAAGATAACTAATCAGTTTTTTTGGTTGCTTAGAAGTTGATGAACTAGTTACTAATACAGATCCAGTGACACTCAGATATAGATTTATAAGTTTTCTTTAATTTAGACTCGCATATGGGAGGAGTATAGAGTTTGGGTAAAGCTTTCAGATAATTTGAATTCTGGAGGAAAATTTTGAAGGCTGTGATTTGTTTTCTTGGTAATATTTCTTTGTAGATTTATATAGCAACGCACTTAAGGCTATGACATGacctttgtttttcctttttgtctAAATGATGCTTTTGTAGATCAAAGTATGGAACCCCAACCATTAGCATCTTATTCTCTGCAACTGGGATTATTTTCCTGTCATGGATGAGCTTTCAGGAGATTCTGGAATTCCTTAACTTCTTATATGCTTTGGGGATGCTTCTAGAGTTTGCTGCTTTTATAAGACTCAGAATCAAGAAGCCAGATCTTCACAGGCCATATAAAGTTCCAGTAGGGACATTGGGCGCAGTGCTGCTTTGTTTGCCTCCTACTTTCCTGCTCATTCTTGTCATGTGTCTGGCCTCCGCCAGGACATTTATTGTGAGCGGAAGTGTAATGCTATTCGGGGCTCTTCTATATCCTGCTATTGAACACATGAAGAGAAGAAATTGGATTGAATTTATTTCCACATCTGAGCTTTCTCAGAGTAGTTTTGAATCTGGCCAAACACAACAGCAAGTTATAGATGAGGCTTCTGTGAATCTTTTGCCAGATCGTTCATCTGGCAAAACAGAGCCAGAAGACCCTGAAATTGACTTGGAAGGGGTTTTAAAAGTAGAATAGTAAAGCCATGTACACATACATGAATCTTTGCAGAATTGATGATACTTAAGCCTGTAAGGTAATTCACTGTCTGCAAAtgtatctattttttttgactAAAGAAAAGGTTTATTATGAGTCGGATGACTCATTGTATAGATTTATCTTTTTCCTCTTACTTACACTTTGCATATCTTGGTTTTCAGTGAAACTCTGGATTTCTGGTGCATATGCATGAACTCTTTCGATTAGTTGTTTAAAGATCTCACCATGCTGTATAACATATCCATCAAGTTATATTTTGACCTTTCTTTAAGTTTTGTTATTACTGCAACATAGAGTACTTAATCTCAACTGGTAATATGTGCAAGAATTATTACCAGTTAGGGTGTCTCTTGGGAACAAGTTGCAAGCATGCCCAGTTTGAGTGACAAGATAAGGGTCCGTGTATCAAAAGGAATGAGGACAAATAAAGAAACTAATACCACAATAACAGTAAAATCAAATCGCCTGAGGAGATAAGAGAGAAAATTAATACAAGTAATTGTAAGGAGAGTCAACATTGTATGGCTGTAGCGAACcaaatgaaaaagaagaacaataTAAGGAAATTAATGATGCAGCTCCAGTATATATGATTAGTGATAGACTGATATCTAATCTTTGGCATCTTTTTAGCAGATAGATATTGTAATCAGTTCCTGTTTAACACAAATTAAATTTAAGGAAGGAGTATAAAGCAGTTTTGGGAGGAGATAGATTGGTTAGAGAAATGAATTCTTAAGATAGATGTAGGTAGGATTCTGTGGGTTTTCTTGTTCTATTTTTAAAGGTTAGACTtgatgaaattcatctttcagaTTCGATTTGTTGCACTTGTTGATAAATTATGTAATTTCCTATCATTGTCACCTAATTAATGGCTCAATTCAGAAACTATTGCAATTACATTTTCTAATTATGCAAAGAGGGCCAATGTCTTATTCAAGGTTTTAGCAGCTCATACAGAAGTTGTATCATGGGCTGAAGCAATTTGTTTTTGTCTATATGTTACTTTGATTGCAAATTCATTTACTAATTTGGAATCTTCTATGCTTCATATTCAGCAATTAAGCTATACAACAGCATCCTTCCAATCTTGGTGCTAAGGAGCCCTCCCAacttttacttgattattctagGGTACATCAGCATTAACAAAGTTGGATCTCTTTTAAGGTATGagaacttgaagaatatagaaaaGCTTCTGCTGATATAGTTGTTTCTTGTGTTCAACATAATCAATCTTTGACTCTTCAACTCATGAGGGATTATGAATGATTTGATATACTAAGAATTCTTGGAATACAATGAGCTATGGAGGTTTGAGGCGTGACTTGAAAGACACATAATAGCAAAACACATTCTGATGGTTCGTCATGATGCTTTAGGTACATGGTGATGACAATCTGACAGTTTTCCCAACACAGTAGAAGCAAGTACAAAGTTGAATTTGTAATTCCATTGATTATCGATGTCCAAGCCAAACTTGCTTTTACATGTAGAATTTTCCTGCCAAAAGCAGTCAGACCCCAAGTTAAGAAATGAAACAGCAAGTATGATTTGCCACCAAGAATCTTGGTTTTAGAGAGAATGGTTATATTCTAGATCTTACATCAAGGTTTCTGTTTCAAAGGAAATAATAAGCTTTGCTTTCTCTGATGATATAgacaattttttgtttttatttttattttctatatttgagatgaagaagaaaagattTCACAACCCCTTACAAAATCTTTTCAGTTAGACGAGCTGAATTATCGAAAGACAGAACTTCAGCAATGAATAGAAGATGCATGTTGTCTCAATCCGTATTAACATCTGTCTGCCTGGCAAAGTTTCCACTACAGTCATCCACCCTGTTGGCCTCATGGTAACCATGCACAAAATGGATATGTTGGAAAGCCTTTGTACGAACCCAGATATCATAAAAATGTAGAATGACATAGATAGAACATTTTTTCGTGGAGGATGTTTTTGCTTGAAAGAATGTACACAGTACAGATATTCGGCAAGGAATGGAAGATACATGTCCTGATCCATACAAACCCAACTGCCTAGCAAAGTTTGTGTTACAATCTGCTGCCTTTTTGGCCTCTTGGTAAATATGTGCAAGATAGACATGCTGGAAAGCCTTCATAGGATCCAGATATCATAAAATGTAGAATGTAGTCAATACAATTtccattggatttttttttttttttttgcatgaaaggAATGCAAACAGGATATTTTCTGTTTGTCGAATCATACATTCCATGTCCATGCAGAAATCTAACTCAAGCTGATTTCTTTATTGATTCTGTGTAGGTGACTCATCGAAGCAAATATTGAATTTTGACCTGTTCTTGTATTTAGTCTGAAGAAGTGCAATGCACTTGTAACATATAAGAAGCAAGAAACATATTTTAAGCAGATAATGCAACTAATATCTGACATGGGAAACATACTAGTTATATCACAATAGAACACAGTTGTTATAGGTATTACAGAGATGACATTTCATGCTGCATGAGAAGAAAATTTGGTACATTATAGCATTCCAAGATCTGAAAATATAGTATTCAGATTTTCCATGATACGTTATAAACATATCTGAAAGCATCTTGCAAATTTAAATCTGGATCTTCATCTATCCCAAACTAAATGTTGTTATTTCCTCTCTATTCTTGCCAGAGTAGTGGAGCCAAAGGAAGGATGCTTCTCTGTCCTTGCCTTGATCTGTTTTTTTCCATatgcagaagaagaagagggtccAATGTTGCATCATttctttatctctttctttcaaggTTACAACTGAGAGATTTAGATAATGGATACTGTTCGACACGTGACACGTCCATGTTACTTACTAAACTCAAGTCAAGGGATTCAATAATCATCAACCACTTTGGataatataatttaattatttaaatcaTAATCTAACATCAGTTTTggttaaaattaaatttattatatttttgggACAATATGCAACAAAAGCTCTTTCTTCTTTCAGCACTAATTGTAAAACATCTCAGATTAGAATAATAAAAGAACTAGTGGGTGGGTGTATTCTTGTAAACATTGATTCATATGCTTGATGATTTATGTCCAATTATTAGCTTTGTCAATTACTTCCATTAATGTGGTTCATGTCTGTCAAAAACCAACTTTTAATCTAGAGACAGTTAGCACTGTTTGTCCGGTGATATTGAGAGTCTTTACATGTATGTTTCTATGTGGTCAAATCTAGACACAACCTCTATATTGGTTGTGCTCAGCCGATTCAGTATTCCTATTGCTTTATACAATTGGTTGTGCTCTGCCAATTCAGTGTTCTATTGCTTCAAACAACACCATAGCTGTTGTCCACATCATATGCGGCACTGGTCTGAACTATGATATAATGAACTTTAAGAGGTCTTTAAGTCGTACTGCTCACCAAGTGACCATGCCTGATACGATATTTGTTCATTTACCAAAGGTCTCATCTACAATTGCAATTAGAGTAGCATATTAAATCTTACAGATCTTTTAATGCCCAAGTGTCTGACTTCTGTCCAATTTCCAATCTGATTATAACAAGCAAAGCAGTGCTGTAATAAAAGGCTAGTCTTGCTTTTTGGCCATGGATTAAATAAAAAACATGACGGCCATTAAACAGCCACATCAAGATGTGTACATACTATTGCAGACCTTTCAAGTTACTCCTCCTGGTCAGCCTGCTCTCATTATGTCTTTCCTGGCGTTCATTCTTTCTGATGACATGGAACTTTTTACTGGACACACTGCATGAACTACATCTGTCTTTCAGCAAGATAAGATAAACTccaacaaaattttcataataaatctttgttaatttattataaaaatatacaatAGCAGGCtttaaaagaaatttttttctcttttctgtaTCGCTAGTTTCAAATCAGTGATATATTCCACCTATGTGGCAGATGAAGAGTATGAAGCTACAAGTTCTTAATCACTTCTCCATGATACAATGTCATCAAGAGTCATGAAAAACATATTCTTTAGTATGCTCCTTGCTTTTCTTACTCCCTGCAAAATCTGAAAACGATTAACCTGTCACTTCTAGATGTGTTAGTTCTGCACACAAGCATGAATTCTTTATTTATTTGGAGTGCAATACCGCGTTTAGGACTTGGTAATGCCTAGCTTgcttgattcaaatctaatgTACCACAAGCACAAACTTGAGAAGACATGAGATTGCCAAACTGCAATGAATAAGGTGTGTTTCGTGAGAATACTATCCCTGTCATTTTCTGAACATGATTCCTGGCTGAACTTTACCCCCTTAAGCTCTAAAAAAAGTTCATCTTGAACTTAACCCAAGCTAGTAAAAGCTCATCTGTTCTTATTCCTGTCAAAGTTTTTCAGCATTTCGCGGAAACCTTTTATAGAAGTCAAAGCCTCCCTTTGCTTTATCCATGAATATATCTAAATTCCAGCACAAAACCTGTTCACCAGTTGATAATCCATATCTTGCATGGAATTCTTCAGCTGAAGACATTCTATTTTCTGGTTACTGTTTATGATGGCTATCTTGACAGTTCTTGACTCAGTTCCAAGTCATGGTATGCCAGAGATGCCATTACTATTGTGATAATTGTTTCTCTATCAATCCAGTTAAATTTTCCATGTGTGAGAAATCCTCTGATCACCTATCCATCTGCAAAACATTAAGGAGAAAAATACACATTTTCTTCACATGTAGTGTTAAGTGCCAGATCCAGATCGAAAAATTTATGGGTTCATGCAGCTGCCGTGTATCATGGAGCCTGCTTGACTTAAAGTTGCGCCTCCGCAGCCAACCCCATTTTGACAGGAAAAGGCTTATGATGATCATGATATGCATCTCCCACATACTAGTTTGAGACGTCATTATTGATCTCTTTCTGTCGTGCTCTTAGAACTGTGTTATTGATATCTTCGTTCCACGCCTGTATTTCTCTAGTCTTTTTCTCTGATTAAATCCCCTTTGATTGTTTCTACCAAATGATCCACTTTGACCGTTCTTTGTGACTTACTCAACCCCCCATGATCTTAAAAGTAGCCACCAGATTAGGGAGGTACAGGAACCTGCTGTTTACTCTTGAATCTGCCAGATTGCCTTCGAGGATTCCCTGCAATGTATTTGTTGTTACTGCTTCAGAACTCTGTTACAGTGAAAAGATTCATAGTATATAAAAAGTCTTGCTTTAGCTAAACCTACAATTATTTGTAGATGATATTTCCAGGGGAGCTCTTCTGATTCAGAAGAAACCCATTGTAGTTAATTTCTACATCAAAATGATAAAATCAGAAAGATAGTTTTTAGTAGATCTTGAATCCTaagtttccttttccttttaccACTCCTTGCTATTTTATCCTTTATGCTTAATGTTCCTCGTTCTTTCTTGCACCAAGTGTTCAGTGATTGTTGAATCattgattttcttttcatttcttttcccCCTCCACCTTAGTGTTTATTTGTTAAGCTTTTTGTTCCTCCTTTCTTGCACAATAAAGTGAAGCCtcttttttacaaatttagGTCATGAATCACCTATGAATTCCGGGAGTTCTGTGCAGGTAGAGGATTTGTTGCAGGAAAAGCACTGGCCTACCATTAGCCTACGGTAACACAGAAAACTCAGACAAACTCGTAACACAACTCTGAGTGTAAAGTTATGAATGCTTTGTTCGAAAGCCTGCAATGGAATGTGTTGCACTGTTTGTGTAATCAATATTTTGTGTGATTTTTTTTGTGTCATCCAAGCATTTTTAGAAATCCTgtgtctttctttctttcttttgttttttgtttggtaaaaaaaaccCTCTTTCTTTATGCATGTCCGTTTCTCCTCTGTACCAAGCTTATTCAATTCAGAATGGGGACTTCATGCAATTGCAAAGGTTTATTTACTTTCTTTGGTGCGGTTTTCGTGAAGATCACTATCTTTGTAATGCAGGTCTGGTATATGCTAGGTTCAGTATTTAAAGGACTCGAACCACAAGGGATGACCTCTGGTTTCATGAGGCTTGATTTCAGTGAAACGACCCTGTGGCAGTTCATTTAACTTGGCCAACAAACATTCCATGTCCCTGTACCGCCCTTGACTTGGTTGGTATCTTGCTCTAAAAAAATCCGGAACGACAGGGAAGCTCAAGACTCCATTTATGCCTAGACCAAAACTGGTTTGGAACCAACGAAAAAAAAAACGGTCTTGTCTCGAACTTCTTTGATCTTTGCTTGGATTTCGGCGCTGGCGTGTATCAATGAAAAAAAAGGCGGCCAAGTAATCATGGTGTACTTTTTGATCATGGAGATAGTTATATTGATTAATTATCAAGAATCTACTTGTTGGGATGCAATACCTTCTGaggaagtaatttttttttcttttcatttataactcaTATAGTTTacggaaagaggagaagagggagtGTGGACaatgaaaatttagaaaaatactTTATGTTTAgttgaagttttcaaaaaaaaatgaaaaagtagcttttctatgaaaataaaatttctatattttacAGAACAGGAACATAGAAAAGTCCAATTTCCACCAATGAgaattgaatatttttttaatcaaaaatgtccttaagcttttagataaaATGAGATAATATCTTTCACTTTATTAAAAGTATAACAGAAATTTTATATAactttttgagaaaaataaatgcttaattaaatataaattacTTTGAATGTGTTATTTTTTCATAATCAACTAAATAAGCAAGAATTTCTTTTCCTGTTGTCAGACAtcagtttttcaaaaaaaatattccgATGAGAAGAATTTCTTTCTGCAAACTGAACTAGTCTTTATTACTGTGTTTCTTGTTTTTAAAATTGAATGAATGCATGGGACCTACACAAGAGATTTCATGTAATGTCGTGGGAAGTCCACGAAAGAAGGAAATATGAAGATTTCATGTGCACAAAAGACCCATGTCGGGATCCCTCCGGGGCTGGGTGGTTGGCGTGCAAGTCGTGCAATAAAGAATCCTCCAATAATGAAGCAGAGGGAAAGAACAATTTTGCGGATGTCACAAAGTTTATCATCAAATGTTTTGCTTATTTCGAGATGAAAACATTAGATATATTATGTAGATCGTTGTTAGATGTTCCATAATTTGATCTACCCCATGGTTTTTTTTCCTAGCCAAGGTAGCTAGAACTATGCGGTGTATACCCCTCGCTCAAAGAGAAAACAAATATCCATGATATTACTTTAGATGAGGCAACTGAAGGTTGCATTCATATATTTCATTATTCACACATAAAAGGATCATTTTCTAAAATATCACAATTTGGGCTTTCTAAGTAATTAACCACATAATTACATTGAACATGGATTTGATATTCTCTTGGGTGCAAGATGCTAACTCACTACTTAGAAGATTTACACTCAGTTCTTGTGGTGATTCaagttgagttattttgagagcttttgcATTTTGTTTTCGATTCACTTGCAATAAGAGACAGAAAACTAAAATGAGAACAAAGAATgctcatgcaaacaatattgcAGCCATCAATCTTCTATATATTGATACCTGATCTACAACTTCTAGAGGTTTGAGATATTTTGCCCGCTGGATGCATTTACTTCCATTCTCAGCAGCTAATTCTACTcaacccaaaaaagaaaagaaaaaattgtttGCAATCTCAGTGATAATGTAAACAGCCAATCAGTGGCTTCATCATGAGacttaagtcaattaggtttttctttttaataaaaatggGTTCAAGTCAACTATGGGGCACCATTCTTGTTCAAATTTTATGATTTGATTTCATCCTTGGATCAaagtaatatataaaaaaaatacaaacgtGCCATGATAGCCATGTCCTTGGTCCTGAGGCCAGGAGGGCTTAGACAGCAATGACATAATGCCAAAGCAACTTGTGGTACCAACTGCCAAGTGCTACAACAACATCATATATGATGAACATTTTACTATCTTTAAACGTTAGGTAACGAGATTTTAATGTGTCTTCACTCATAAAAATTtattgagaagaaaaaaaagacaacCACTCTCCGagtaaaaaatagaaattttttttttatgattatgcttttaaaaatttaaatttgcttgaatatctttttaaaatttatatttatttttatatttttataaaatattatttttgtacaAATATTCTTAATATAACAGTTTCTctgttaataaaaatcatatttattttaattaaaaataaaataaaattttgaaattatttttttgtcttcTACCGCGATTGTTttgtaaatataattttttaaaatttaaaattattaattttttaataatattagatggcatggatatatatatatataaataaaaataaaaaaaaatagtaaaataagtgttttaccgaaatatacacataaatattaattttggggGCTGTTCAGGCCCATCCGTCAGTGGGTTGGAGACTCGGAAACGGAGCAAAACTGAAAAGAGGTCTCAAACCACCGGGCAACCCACGAGCCTTTTTgccttaaaataataataataataataaatgtcaCGAGCCTTTGACCCAGACGGCGCAGTTAGAAGCTTCCAAGCTCGGCCCAAAGGAGGCTCCTTTCCCTTTCTCCCCCAAATCGCCCTCTCCTCTGTTCCCACCTCTATATAAATGGAAGCAGCACGCCGCGAGGCCACGAAAGGGCAAAATTGAAACCCTCCTGACCCCTCTTCGCCCCGATTTCACCGATCGACTCCTCAATTCCAGAGCTCTTCGGCGCCAAAGGTccgttctttctttctttcttttcgccACGCACATCGTTTCTTTCTCGATCACTTGCTCGCTTTGTTTGATTTTGATCGCCGATTTCCACTTAGGGTTTCTCTCGGAATCCGATTTCTTCTCAGGAGTTCATTTGATTTGTTTGTCTGTAGCAATTGATTACTGGTTGCATTAAATTAGTAGAAGATTTCCTTTTTTTGCACGGGAATTTGATATCTGTTGCCCCTTTTGTACTTTTGATCGATGAACGATTTTCTTTGAAAACCTAGTTCttttattgattttcttgagttctttttctttttctccagtGATCTGATCTGCTGTAACTATCTGAGCACTGAAACTAGAATTGAGTTTCATGTTCTCGGAGACAAGAAGATAGCTTTACTATTAGGGTTTTGTTTTCTGGGCTCTAATGGTCTGTAAGAGATAGATTAGGGAGCTGCATTTTGGCGATTGTATGAAAATTGGAGGTCGAAATGCCATCTTATCGGCAGTTTTCCCGAGTTGATACTATGGAGCTCAAATCTcagctttttaagaagcttggGCGGCAAAAAGCTGAGAAGTACTTCTATAATCTGAAAAGATTACTCAATTTGAAGCTCAGCAAGTTGGAATTTGACAAGCTGTGCTATAGTACTATTGGGAAGGAAAATATTGCTCTTCACAATATGCTTATCCGCTCGATCCTTGGCAATGCATGTCTTGCCCTTGGCCCGCCTAGCAAAGAGACAGTTACAGGGAACTCGCGGACTAGCAAACTGTCGAGCTTTGGAGACACATTCCCAACATCCCCTCGAAGGGGAAGGTCTATAAGCAGCAGGGATCGGAGATGCAGTGACCGTCCGAGCCCCCTCGGACCTTATGGAAAGATGCCTCCTGGACATATGCAAGAAGTCACTAATTCGTGTGACTTGCAGAGGTCACGAGAGCAGCAAAGTGCTCCAGAGTTGATTTCTATTGGTAGTAAGGCTTTGTTAGAAGTTGCATCCGTGGAAGATGGAGAAGAGGTTGAACAAGTGAGAGCTAGTCCAAGTATTCAAAGTAGAAGCCCCGTAAGGGCACCTCTGGGCATTCCAAGGACTGCTGGTGCTCTTCCCCATAAGACATTTCGTAGTGGTTCTGTGGCTGGTTTTCATCTTTCTAAGTCATACGATCCTGAGTCTTGTCGTGGTAGTTCTGTATTGCCTGATACAAGGTCTTTAAAAAAGCAATTGGAGCATAGATTGGAGCTTGAAGGCCTTGGTTTGTCAGTGGACTGTACTAATTTGTTGAACAATGGTTTGGATGCATTTCTGAAGAGGCTGATCAAACCCTGCATGGACTTAGCTAGAGGCCGGTGCAGCAATAGGTGGACAGGTCAAGCAGATCGGAGGATTTTTCCTGGTATAAATGGTGTGCTGCAAGAGGAGCAAGTGCAAGGGTCAAACCCATGTTATTTTGCTTCATTACTAGATTTTCAAGTGGCAATGGAATTGAATCCTCGGTTGCTTGGTGTTGATTGGCCTGTACAGCTTGAGAAGACATGCTTTCGTCTCTTGGAagaatgaactaatgattgaacaTGATTTCAGTCTCACTGTTGCATTGACATCACCTCTGCAAGTCCTACGTAAAGGATCCACAATCCTCATGAGCCTTTGATACTATTGAAGCAACATAGTTCATCATTAGCGCGCAAATTACAGAAAATACATGAGTAGAAGACTGCAGAGTTTAGTCACAAGTTACAAACAATTCATTACACCTGCTGTGGAGAATAAATTTCATATGCCTTCCCTATCGATCAAAGTGACAGATAGGTGTCACTATCGAAGcctcaattttatttttgtgatGGGTTCATGTCCTATCCATTGAATGTAAACCTTTCGACCCAATTTATATTACTTTCCAGTTTATGAAATCAATATGGTTCTGAATCTTCTGATATATTTACTTTTCTTGTAAATAAAGTGTTAGTTAATTGTTGCAGCTATTTATAGTCTTATTTTTCAGTTTTAATAAGCTGATTAtaaattctttatttttgtatattatATTAGAATTAATTTTACTACTAATATGAGGATATATGATTGCTTATAATTTCATTGCAAACATGTATCCAATTTTGATATTTTGGATCAGCTACAAGAATATGCAGTTCTGCAGTGAGTGGTGCAGCCTACTGTTTACATTGAAAATCATGATATTTTGGCATTTTTAAAGTGCGGTCTAGGGAGATTTGCTTCCAAAATCTTGCTGATTTGCATTGAGTGGAGCAGCCTAATGTTTTCTTTATCCATTCATCAGATTTATGAATTATTATTCAGTTGGCTACCAAAATTATTTTGCTAAGAGAAGATTCTATAAACCAGGAAAACTTTAATAACAAGTCAGGAAGCATTGGAAAATACATAATTCAAAAGCTTACCTACTGAAAAATATTGGTAGGAGCTACTAGTAACTTAATGTAAACTGtaagattattaagtatcaGGAAACTCTATTACTCTATATTTATTTCTGACACACTTATAGAATTAGGTTTAATCAAGAAATAATTGAATAGTTTTAGAATTTTCAGTTGCTTAAAAAAATGTCTGTCAGATAATACTGAATAATACACCTTCGGTTTGAAACTTTGAATATCATGTATAACACCCATTGCGAGATTTCTTCTGTTCTTTCCTTAAGACTTGCATCAGTTATTGcagattatttgaatttttcaaaatttttggtgcggacaccagtgccagaCTGCCTGTCACTCGGGTCTACAACCGCCACAGAGAGATGGTTTAGCCAGTTTCATTATGGTTGgagtaattttattttatttgggcTTATTAGGGTATTTTGTTATTTGATAGCCTTTAGGGCTTCTTTTGATATTTTGTTATCTTTGAGAGTCTTTGTGAGATTAGTTTCTTGTTGGGGTCTTTTTGCATTTTTTGGGTCTTATAAATATGTTGGGCCATACACTATTTAGGGTATGCTATGAATGAAAATCTGATTCCTTTTTTTTGCCTTGGTGTGAAACCTTGAGCAAGGGCTAGGCACGAAGCCtagttctctccctctcttcttcttcttctctccttctctctttctccttcttctctccttctctctttctccttcttcttccctgcTGTCCAGCATTAgcactggtatcagagcaaaggaaaCAAAACACCTTCTGGGCTGCTGTGGCCTTGGTCTCAATCCCTCCTTCTGAAGCCGTACTGCTAAGTCCTCCTCCGTGGGGATCAAGCCTCACAGGGaagcaaccaaaaaaaaaaaaaaagaaactcttCTTCCCTGTTCCCATGGACAGTTGCAATTTCCTTTCCAATACCCGCGACCTAACGGAGAAGACTGCCGCCACGGCCTGATCTCTAGCCGCAGCCACCACCCAAGGCTGGGTCCGAGAAGAGGAGCGTCCCGTGTCCGCGGCGCTTCGTTGCCGCTTGCAGCTTCGCACTCGGCCGCCACCGCAGGGCAAGTA
It includes:
- the LOC103700816 gene encoding uncharacterized protein LOC103700816, with protein sequence MPSYRQFSRVDTMELKSQLFKKLGRQKAEKYFYNLKRLLNLKLSKLEFDKLCYSTIGKENIALHNMLIRSILGNACLALGPPSKETVTGNSRTSKLSSFGDTFPTSPRRGRSISSRDRRCSDRPSPLGPYGKMPPGHMQEVTNSCDLQRSREQQSAPELISIGSKALLEVASVEDGEEVEQVRASPSIQSRSPVRAPLGIPRTAGALPHKTFRSGSVAGFHLSKSYDPESCRGSSVLPDTRSLKKQLEHRLELEGLGLSVDCTNLLNNGLDAFLKRLIKPCMDLARGRCSNRWTGQADRRIFPGINGVLQEEQVQGSNPCYFASLLDFQVAMELNPRLLGVDWPVQLEKTCFRLLEE